In one Procambarus clarkii isolate CNS0578487 chromosome 29, FALCON_Pclarkii_2.0, whole genome shotgun sequence genomic region, the following are encoded:
- the LOC138369800 gene encoding trichohyalin-like, producing the protein MDKVQAFVESGKPEDLEGCTRDQLKQIAEKCGIRLKASKVAGMKDEILRQLRAKNEAAEQGAQKGAESGKEDDGQDEVRSQGSSRSSKSSRSSRSSRNRSLERFQLELQMQREERQFQLEKMKLELQMKNEAEKEKEKTRLEVEKEKTRLEIEKEKARLEVEKEKERTKQMQIEANRTLAEQRIEHGLPESTTQVSHPPDVRVREKDIPLFVPEEAESFFEHFEKVASIKEWPQEEWAQLVQLRLTGAAREAYTQLSLEECQDYATVKSSILRSFQLTSEAYRKRFREMIKVGACTFAETARDLERRFQKWIEAAGVGSYADLKQLMVMEKFLEMMHPETKFKIQEAGIMEVKDAADRADMITEAYKSLRENRGRSEARRSNGRSNGVWGGRNYERPRRVWDEKNFDKWVDKSKYPKTQKSRSRASSESEDGGAKRETDRYPGNQESSKAPQSTSSTSGPRKSNTSGQSQSYSGTYRRDFSQMRCYNCNGLGHVMRDCRQGKRVVTLAMCDPRGKYTNVFRDKPQRANLVNERYRPFMSKGWISIRGQPEVEVGILRDTGANQSLIARSLIGDGRRLAGSGKMKVYGLLSESDMPVCAVQLRSEYVSAEVMLGVCPDIPIPGIQVILGNDLCG; encoded by the coding sequence atggataaggtgcaagcgtttgtggagtcaggcaagcctgaggacttggaaggttgcacgagggatcaattgaaacaaatagcagaaaaatgtggcattaggttgaaagcatctaaagtagctgggatgaaggatgagatcctgaggcagttaagagccaaaaatgaagcggcagagcaaggagcccaaaaaggagctgaaagtggaaaagaggatgatgggcaggatgaagtgagatcccagggatcgagtaggagcagcaagagtagccgcagtagcaggagtagccggaataggagcttggagagattccagttagagctccagatgcagcgtgaggagagacagttccagctggaaaagatgaaattagaactccagatgaaaaatgaagcagagaaggaaaaagaaaaaaccaggctggaagtagaaaaagaaaaaaccagactggaaatagaaaaagagaaagcaaggctagaggtggaaaaagaaaaagagagaacaaaacaaatgcagatagaagcgaatagaaccttggctgaacaaaggattgaacatgggttgccagagagcaccacccaggtatcacacccaccagatgttagggttagggagaaggacattcccttgtttgtgcccgaagaggcagagagcttcttcgagcattttgagaaagtagccagtatcaaggagtggccacaggaggaatgggcccagctggtccagttaagattgaccggtgcagccagggaggcatacacccaattgtcactggaagagtgccaagattacgccacagtaaagagcagcatattgcgctcgtttcagttaacctcagaagcttataggaagcgcttcagagaaatgatcaaagttggagcatgtacgtttgctgagacagcaagagatctggaaagacgattccagaagtggattgaggctgctggagttggatcttacgctgacctgaagcaactgatggtcatggagaagttcttggagatgatgcatcccgaaacaaagttcaagatccaagaagcagggataatggaggtgaaagatgccgcagatagggcggatatgattactgaagcgtataagagcttaagggagaacagagggagaagcgaggcgagacgcagcaatggcagatccaatggagtctggggaggaagaaattacgagaggcccagaagagtctgggatgagaaaaattttgataaatgggtagataaaagtaagtaccctaaaactcagaagagtaggtcgcgcgcttcatctgaaagtgaggatggaggagcaaaacgagaaactgatcggtatccgggaaatcaagagtccagtaaagctccacagagtacaagtagtacgtctggcccgaggaagtccaatacgagtgggcagagtcagagctactctggtacatatagaagagacttttcccagatgagatgttacaattgtaacggattgggtcacgtgatgcgagattgtaggcagggcaagagagttgtgaccctggccatgtgtgacccccgaggcaaatatactaatgtgttccgagacaaaccacagagagcgaatttagtgaacgagaggtataggccgttcatgagtaaaggttggatcagtataagaggccaacctgaggtagaagttggtatcttaagagataccggagctaatcagagcttgattgcgagaagcctgattggggatggtcgacggttagctggcagtgggaagatgaaagtatatgggttattgtcggagagtgacatgcccgtatgtgctgtccagctaaggtcggaatatgtgtcggcggaggtgatgttgggagtgtgccccgacatacctattccaggaatccaagtgatcctggggaatgacttgtgcggg